The Cyclobacteriaceae bacterium genome includes a region encoding these proteins:
- the mscL gene encoding large conductance mechanosensitive channel protein MscL: protein MLKEFKAFVFRGNVIDLAVGVIIGAAFNSIVTSLIENVITPLLLKPALEAAHLTRLEDLTVMGTVKYGSFISAVLNFVIIAFVLFLIVKAANSAKKKQEAAPAVPAPPPADVVLLTEIRDLLKK, encoded by the coding sequence ATGCTTAAAGAATTCAAAGCTTTTGTATTTAGAGGCAATGTTATTGATTTGGCCGTCGGAGTTATTATCGGAGCTGCTTTCAATAGTATTGTGACCTCACTTATCGAAAACGTTATAACACCACTTTTGCTGAAACCGGCTCTTGAAGCTGCTCACCTGACGCGTCTGGAAGACCTGACAGTGATGGGTACAGTAAAGTACGGAAGCTTCATTTCGGCTGTTCTGAACTTTGTAATTATCGCCTTTGTATTGTTCCTGATTGTAAAAGCTGCTAATAGTGCTAAAAAGAAACAAGAGGCGGCGCCTGCAGTACCTGCTCCACCACCCGCCGATGTTGTATTGCTGACAGAGATAAGGGACTTGCTTAAGAAATGA
- a CDS encoding sterol desaturase family protein, which produces MNINPIILSIPIFFILIGIELVVERFSHKKLYSMPDSVANISCGITSQLSGLFMRVLAIGVYEIVYANFALFTMEKTWLYWLGLFLLTDLTYYWAHRMSHEVNLFWGGHVVHHQSEEYNLSVALRQSSFQVVWTFAFSLPIAIIGFDTTDFILISALNTLYQFWIHTEAIKKMGWFEYIFNTPSHHRVHHGRNPKYIDKNHAGSLIIWDKMFGTFQAEEEQPVYGITKPINSWNPIWANFDHYASMATDLKMITSWKDKFKYLFKKPGWLPENLGGYRPAPSIDMERYKKYRTPAPISLNYYVLFQYVVCLIGTSLFLFNQPKFSMPEKAIIAAMISLVVVNCGVLFENKSWVKIAEWIRILSYPAILIILTFINQWTFNYILIAVGYLIISAAWFYSVSKKLHVAKAL; this is translated from the coding sequence ATGAATATTAATCCGATTATCTTGTCCATCCCCATCTTCTTTATCCTTATTGGGATAGAATTGGTCGTGGAAAGGTTTTCACATAAGAAGCTTTACAGCATGCCTGATTCCGTAGCAAACATCAGCTGTGGAATTACCTCTCAGTTATCCGGTTTGTTTATGCGCGTACTCGCCATCGGTGTATATGAAATAGTGTATGCGAATTTCGCTCTCTTCACCATGGAGAAAACCTGGCTCTACTGGCTCGGACTTTTCCTGCTGACAGACCTAACGTACTACTGGGCACACCGAATGAGTCATGAGGTGAATCTCTTCTGGGGTGGTCACGTTGTTCATCATCAAAGTGAGGAGTACAACCTTTCCGTAGCTCTTCGGCAAAGCAGCTTTCAGGTAGTCTGGACTTTTGCGTTCAGTCTTCCGATCGCGATCATTGGATTCGATACGACGGATTTCATTCTGATCTCTGCTTTAAACACTCTTTATCAGTTCTGGATTCATACAGAAGCCATTAAAAAGATGGGATGGTTTGAATACATTTTCAATACTCCCTCCCATCACCGTGTTCATCATGGAAGAAATCCAAAATATATCGATAAGAACCATGCAGGATCTTTGATCATCTGGGACAAGATGTTTGGAACCTTTCAGGCAGAAGAAGAACAACCTGTGTATGGTATCACAAAACCTATCAATAGCTGGAATCCTATCTGGGCAAACTTTGATCATTATGCCAGCATGGCAACAGATCTGAAAATGATCACTTCCTGGAAGGATAAGTTTAAATACCTGTTCAAAAAACCAGGCTGGCTTCCTGAGAATCTTGGAGGTTATCGTCCTGCTCCATCAATCGACATGGAACGGTACAAGAAGTATCGTACACCTGCTCCTATCTCGTTAAATTATTATGTTCTTTTTCAATACGTAGTATGTCTGATCGGAACTTCTCTCTTTCTCTTTAACCAGCCAAAATTTTCGATGCCGGAAAAGGCAATCATTGCTGCGATGATCTCCCTCGTGGTGGTTAATTGCGGAGTTCTCTTTGAAAACAAGAGTTGGGTAAAAATCGCCGAATGGATCCGCATCCTTTCCTATCCCGCCATCCTCATCATTCTGACTTTTATCAATCAATGGACTTTTAATTATATTCTGATTGCAGTAGGCTACCTGATCATTTCGGCTGCCTGGTTCTATTCTGTATCCAAAAAACTTCATGTCGCAAAAGCTCTATAG
- a CDS encoding 3-hydroxybutyryl-CoA dehydrogenase — MKNIAVIGSGTMGNGIAHVFAQHGYRVALIDISEDSLKKAIATIERNLGRQVEKGSLTSEVRDQAIKNITTTTFLKEGVKDAELVIEVATENTELKLKIFREIDESTKPGTILASNTSSISITRIASVTKSPDKVIGMHFMNPVPIMKLVEVIRGYSTSDEVTKTIMDLSVSLGKVPVEVNDYPGFVANRILMPMINEAIYSLYEGVAGVEEIDTVMKLGMAHPMGPLQLADFIGLDICLSILNVLHSGFGNPKYSPCPLLVNMVQAGHKGVKSGSGFYKYSPGSKELVVAERFKK; from the coding sequence ATGAAAAACATCGCTGTAATTGGTTCTGGCACAATGGGCAATGGAATCGCTCATGTTTTTGCTCAGCATGGGTATAGAGTAGCATTAATTGATATCTCAGAAGATTCGCTTAAAAAGGCGATAGCGACTATTGAAAGGAATCTGGGGAGACAGGTGGAGAAGGGTTCTCTTACTTCCGAGGTACGAGATCAGGCAATTAAAAATATCACTACCACTACGTTCCTTAAAGAAGGCGTAAAAGATGCTGAACTTGTCATTGAAGTAGCAACGGAAAATACAGAGTTAAAGCTTAAAATATTCCGTGAGATTGACGAGAGCACCAAACCAGGTACAATCCTGGCGAGCAACACCTCCTCTATCTCAATTACCAGAATAGCTTCAGTCACCAAAAGTCCGGATAAGGTAATTGGTATGCATTTCATGAACCCGGTACCAATCATGAAGCTCGTGGAGGTTATCCGGGGATACAGCACCAGCGATGAGGTGACAAAGACCATCATGGATCTTTCTGTTTCATTGGGGAAAGTTCCTGTTGAGGTAAATGACTATCCTGGATTTGTTGCCAACCGTATTCTAATGCCCATGATCAATGAAGCGATCTATTCACTGTACGAGGGTGTTGCTGGTGTGGAAGAGATTGATACTGTGATGAAGCTGGGCATGGCCCATCCGATGGGACCTCTTCAGCTCGCCGACTTTATAGGATTGGATATTTGCCTTTCAATTCTGAACGTATTGCATTCAGGTTTTGGGAATCCTAAGTACAGTCCATGCCCATTGCTTGTTAACATGGTACAGGCCGGACACAAGGGTGTTAAATCCGGCAGCGGATTCTATAAATATTCTCCCGGAAGTAAGGAGTTGGTGGTAGCAGAAAGGTTTAAGAAATAG
- a CDS encoding type IIA DNA topoisomerase subunit B, with product MAKESSDYNESSIRSLDWREHIRLRPGMYIGKLGDGSAKDDGIYVLVKEVMDNCIDEHMMGYGKSIDVKITDQKVVVRDYGRGIPLGKVVDVVSKINTGAKYDSGAFQKSVGLNGVGTKAVNALSSYFKVQAYREGQTKLAEFKKGVLTNDSKLSKTSDRNGTLVEFEPDGTMFKNYHFIFEYLDDLMWNYAFLNAGLTINYNGQKFFSKDGLLDLLKAKSDAEEIQYPIIHFKGDDIEVALTHGNQYGEEYYSFVNGQNTTQGGTHLAAFREGMIRGVRDYFKKDYDAADIRASVVAAIAVRVQEPVFESQTKTKLGSIYMAPDGATVKNFVGDFVAKELEIYLNKNPKIAEAMQKRILQSERERKEIAGIKKLANERAKKANLHNKKLRDCRFHFDDEKGEKGAESVVFITEGDSASGSITKSRDVETQAVFSLRGKPLNCFGLTKKVVYENEEFNLLQHALNIEDGMDGLRYNKVIVATDADVDGMHIRLLLMTFFLQFFPDLVKAGHVYILETPLFRVRNKKETIYCYSEEEKQAAVSKLGNKPEITRFKGLGEISPEEFGNFIGDEIRLQPVRIDKEKHLIKTLEFYMGKNTPDRQDFIIENLRIEMDQVKEEAMPVVEEEA from the coding sequence ATGGCGAAGGAAAGTAGTGATTATAATGAATCGAGCATCAGGTCACTCGATTGGAGAGAGCATATCCGGCTTCGTCCCGGAATGTATATCGGTAAACTGGGAGATGGCTCCGCAAAAGACGACGGTATCTATGTCCTTGTAAAAGAGGTAATGGATAATTGCATCGATGAGCACATGATGGGCTATGGAAAAAGCATCGATGTCAAGATTACCGATCAGAAAGTAGTCGTTCGTGATTACGGCCGGGGTATTCCTCTCGGTAAAGTTGTTGATGTTGTTTCCAAGATCAATACAGGCGCAAAGTACGATTCAGGGGCATTCCAGAAATCAGTGGGTTTGAATGGGGTGGGTACCAAAGCTGTGAACGCATTGTCAAGCTATTTCAAAGTTCAGGCGTATCGTGAAGGTCAGACAAAATTAGCCGAGTTCAAGAAAGGTGTTCTTACCAATGACAGCAAGCTTTCAAAAACCAGCGATCGCAACGGTACTCTGGTAGAGTTTGAGCCAGATGGAACGATGTTCAAAAACTATCACTTCATCTTTGAATACCTCGATGACCTGATGTGGAATTATGCATTCCTCAACGCAGGCCTTACAATCAATTACAACGGTCAGAAATTCTTTTCAAAAGATGGGCTTCTTGACCTGTTAAAAGCCAAGTCAGACGCTGAAGAAATTCAATATCCAATTATTCATTTCAAAGGGGATGACATTGAAGTTGCACTGACGCATGGCAATCAGTACGGAGAAGAATATTACTCTTTTGTCAATGGTCAGAATACAACACAGGGCGGAACTCACCTTGCAGCTTTCCGTGAAGGAATGATCCGTGGTGTGCGTGACTATTTCAAGAAGGATTATGATGCAGCCGATATTCGCGCAAGCGTTGTAGCAGCCATTGCGGTTCGTGTACAGGAACCCGTGTTTGAATCACAGACCAAGACAAAGCTTGGTTCTATCTATATGGCACCTGATGGGGCTACTGTCAAGAACTTTGTCGGCGACTTTGTAGCGAAAGAACTTGAGATCTACCTCAATAAAAATCCGAAGATCGCGGAGGCAATGCAAAAGCGGATTCTTCAGTCAGAACGTGAGCGCAAGGAAATAGCAGGTATTAAGAAGCTTGCCAATGAACGTGCCAAAAAGGCAAATCTTCACAACAAGAAACTTCGCGATTGCAGGTTTCATTTTGATGATGAAAAAGGGGAGAAGGGTGCAGAATCAGTGGTCTTTATTACTGAGGGAGATTCTGCCAGCGGATCGATCACCAAATCAAGAGATGTGGAGACACAGGCAGTATTCAGCTTGCGTGGAAAGCCTCTGAACTGCTTTGGACTCACTAAAAAGGTTGTGTATGAGAATGAGGAATTCAACCTCCTCCAGCACGCCCTGAACATTGAGGATGGCATGGATGGACTTCGCTATAATAAAGTGATTGTTGCAACCGATGCTGACGTTGACGGCATGCACATACGTCTTCTGCTGATGACGTTCTTCCTTCAATTCTTCCCCGATCTGGTAAAAGCAGGTCATGTTTATATTCTGGAAACTCCATTATTCCGTGTACGCAACAAAAAGGAAACAATCTATTGCTACAGCGAGGAAGAAAAACAGGCTGCTGTCTCCAAACTTGGAAACAAACCTGAGATAACACGCTTCAAAGGATTGGGAGAGATATCTCCGGAAGAATTTGGGAATTTTATTGGTGATGAAATCCGTTTGCAGCCGGTAAGAATTGATAAAGAGAAACACCTGATCAAGACGTTGGAATTCTACATGGGTAAGAACACTCCGGATCGACAGGATTTTATTATTGAAAACCTTCGGATTGAAATGGATCAGGTGAAGGAAGAAGCCATGCCAGTAGTGGAAGAAGAGGCATAG